One Mangifera indica cultivar Alphonso chromosome 4, CATAS_Mindica_2.1, whole genome shotgun sequence genomic region harbors:
- the LOC123213300 gene encoding magnesium transporter MRS2-4-like codes for MPPPLLSVGASAQSMISGGSVPAVAAKGKKKARLWMRFDFSGKWEIVECDKGVIIERAGIPARDLRILGPVFSHSSNIHAREKAIVINLEFIKAIVTLQEVLLLDPLRQEVLAFVDQLRQQLPSGAKAADMQDTELQVSTHEKWSPIPESVEGVQNELPFEFQVLEIALEVVCTYLGLSVAYLERDSYPVLDELARSVSTKNLEHVQSLKSNLTRLLARVQKVRDEIEHLLDDNEDMAQLYLTRKHVQNQQAEALLVAAASNSIVARAPHHYRLSSSKSGSLVTSTFMDDNDVKDLEMLLEAYFMQLDATRNRILSVREYIDDTEDYVNIQLDNQRNKLIQFQ; via the exons ATGCCGCCTCCGCTCCTCTCGGTGGGTGCTTCGGCTCAGAGCATGATCAGTGGTGGGTCGGTGCCGGCCGTGGCGGCAAAGGGGAAGAAGAAAGCGAGGCTGTGGATGAGGTTTGATTTCTCGGGAAAATGGGAGATTGTTGAATGTGATAAGGGTGTTATTATCGAACGCGCGGGAATTCCGGCGAGGGATTTGAGGATTCTTGGCCCTGTGTTCTCTCACTCTTCTAATATCCAtg CTAGGGAGAAGGCCATTGTTATCAATTTGGAGTTCATAAAAGCTATAGTTACGCTTCAAGAAGTGCTGTTGCTTGATCCTCTCCGCCAGGAAGTGCTTGCTTTTGTGGATCAGCTTAGGCAACAACTTCCATCTGGAGCAAAGGCTGCAGACATGCAAGATACTGAATTGCAGGTTTCCACGCATGAAAAGTGGTCACCTATTCCAGAATCTGTTGAAGGTGTACAGAACGAGCTTCCATTTGAGTTTCAGGTTCTGGAGATTGCATTAGAGGTTGTTTGTACATATTTGGGCTTGAGTGTGGCTTACCTTGAGAGAGACTCTTACCCTGTATTGGATGAACTGGCAAGAAGCGTTAGCACCAAGAATCTTGAACATGTGCAAAGTTTGAAAAGCAATCTTACACGTCTACTTGCACGTGTACAAAAg GTGAGGGATGAGATAGAGCATTTACTAGATGACAATGAAGATATGGCACAATTATATTTAACAAGGAAGCACGTCCAGAATCAGCAAGCTGAGGCCTTGCTAGTAGCTGCAGCTTCAAATAGTATTGTTGCTAGAGCACCTCATCATTATCGACTTAGCTCTAGCAAGAGTGGAAGTTTGGTGACAAGTACCTTTATGGATGATAATGATGTCAAAGATTTGGAGATGTTGCTTGAAGCTTACTTTATGCAGCTAGATGCAACACGCAACAGGATACTTTCT GTCCGTGAATATATCGATGACACGGAAGACTATGTGAATATCCAACTTGACAACCAGCGTAACAAACTCATCCAGTTCCAATAG
- the LOC123213819 gene encoding ubiquitin-like domain-containing CTD phosphatase, whose amino-acid sequence MASASSTSASPSDLSEEELTLTVKWSGKEYTVRVCGDDSVAELKRRICELTNVLPKRQKLLYPKVGNKLADDSVLLSQLPLKASLKMTMIGTVEDEILVDPVESPEIIDDFELGQEEAVDIKDKEVNQQKLRRRVNQYKIKLRAPCREGKKLLVLDIDYTLFDHRSPAENPLQLMRPYLHEFLTAAYAEYDIMIWSATSMKWVELKMGELGVLNNPNYKITALLDHLAMITVQSDSRKIFDCKPLGLIWAQFPEFYSSQNTIMFDDLRRNFVLNPQNGLTIRPFRKAHANRDSDQELVKLTQYLLAIADLDDLSSLDHSNWENFIKDNTKRRRQA is encoded by the exons ATGGCTTCTGCTTCTTCAACCTCTGCTTCCCCCTCCGATTTATCGGAAGAAGAGCTCACCCTCACAGTCAAGTGGAGCGGCAAAGAGTACACTGTCCGAGTCTGTGGCGACGACTCTGTGGCCGAGTTGAAACGTCGAATCTGTGAACTAACTAATGTCTTGCCCAAAAGACAGAAGCTTCTTTACCCAAAAGTCGGAAACAAACTTGCCGATGACTCTGTTTTGCTCTCCCAACTTCCCCTTAAGGCCTCTCTTAAGATGACCATGATtgg TACTGTTGAAGATGAAATACTTGTGGATCCAGTAGAATCTCCAgaaattattgatgattttgaacttgGGCAAGAAGAAGCTGTTGACATTAAGGATAAAGAAGTTAATCAGCAGAAATTGAGGAGACGTGTGAATCAATACAAG ATTAAACTAAGAGCACCATGCCGTGAAGGAaagaaactgctagttttggaTATCGATTATACTTTATTTGATCACCGGTCCCCAGCAGAGAATCCACTTCAACTTATGAGGCCTT ATCTTCATGAGTTTCTCACTGCTGCCTATGCTGAGTATGACATCATGATATGGTCTGCAACCAG CATGAAGTGGGTTGAGCTGAAGATGGGAGAGCTTGGGGTCCTCAATAATCCAAACTACAAAATCACAGCACTTCTCGACCATTTAGCTATGATCACAGTTCAATCAGATTCTCGTAAAATTTTCGATTGCAAGCCACTTGGCTTGATTTGGGCTCAGTTTCCTGAG TTTTATAGTTCCCAAAACACCATAATGTTTGACGATCTACGGAGGAATTTTGTGTTAAATCCACAAAATGGTTTGACGATCAGGCCATTCAGGAAGGCTCATGCAAATCGAGACAGCGACCAGGAGCTTGTGAAACTTACACAATATCTGCTAGCCATTGCAGATCTTGATGACCTGAGCTCCCTTGATCACAGTAACTGGGAAAATtttatcaaggataataccaaAAGACGTAGGCAGGCATGA
- the LOC123213817 gene encoding COBRA-like protein 6 isoform X1: MKRSMKVVSILIFFYSVINSISPSYGFDPLDPHANITIKWDLMQSTSETSDVRISLFNFQLYRHIDHPGWKMSWTWRGDEVIWNMWGAETTDQGNCSRFRGKQLPYCCEKTPVIVDLMPGAPYNLQTANCCKGGVLSSMTQDMSKYGATFQMNVAASTKSSDFVMPQNFTLGHAGYSCGKPFEVSPSKFYTDGGRRRTQALIHIWCVYLFIYVGTWNVTCAYSQFLASSNPTCCVSLSAFYNNTIVPCPKCSCNCQELSHTKCLKSGETPSLIRQNHDPNEEPLPVVICSHHMCPIRVHWHVKQSYREYWRVKMTVTNLNVMKNYSNWNLVVLHPNLQSLVQVFSFNYRALDQYGYINDSGMLWGIREYNDVLLQAGDKGNIQTEMLLHKDPGTFTFREGWAFPRRILFNGDECVMPLPDDYPRLPNTAHSASFTILFSLLLLFIILLFFQM; encoded by the exons ATGAAAAGATCGATGAAAGTAGTttctattttaatctttttttattctgtGATCAATTCTATATCACCTTCAT ATGGGTTTGATCCATTGGATCCTCATGCCAATATTACTATAAAATGGGATCTCATGCAGTCCACTTCTGAAACAAGCGAT GTAAGAATTTCTCTATTCAACTTCCAATTGTATCGGCATATAGATCACCCTGGCTGGAAAATGAGTTGGACTTGGAGGGGCGACGAGGTGATATGGAATATGTGGGGCGCCGAGACCACAGATCAAGGCAACTGCTCAAGATTCAGAGGCAAACAGCTCCCTTATTGCTGTGAAAAGACTCCTGTCATTGTTGATCTTATGCCTGGAGCCCCTTATAATTTGCAGACTGCTAACTGTTGCAAAGGAGGTGTTTTATCTTCCATGACACAAGACATGTCCAAGTATGGTGCCACTTTTCAGATGAATGTTGCAGCCTCTACTAAGTCTTCAGACTTTGTAATGCCTCAAAATTTCACTCTTGGCCATGCTGGTTATTCCTGTGGAAAGCCATTTGAGGTCTCGCCAAGTAAGTTTTACACCGATGGAGGTCGACGGCGAACACAAGCTCTCA TTCATATCTggtgtgtttatttatttatttatgtaggGACATGGAATGTGACTTGTGCATACTCTCAATTCCTAGCTTCATCAAACCCAACATGCTGTGTTTCTCTATCTGCATTCTATAATAACACCATTGTTCCTTGCCCCAAATGCAGCTGCAACTGCCAAGAATTATCCCACACAAAATGTCTCAA GTCCGGTGAAACGCCGTCTCTGATTCGACAAAATCATGACCCAAATGAAGAGCCTCTGCCTGTGGTAATATGCTCGCATCACATGTGTCCAATTCGAGTCCATTGGCATGTGAAACAGAGTTACAGAGAGTATTGGAGAGTTAAAATGACAGTGACAAATCTTAATGtgatgaaaaattattcaaactggAATTTGGTGGTGTTGCATCCAAATTTGCAGAGTTTGGTACAAGTTTTCAGCTTCAATTACAGGGCCCTTGATCAATATGGTTACATTA ATGATAGCGGGATGCTTTGGGGGATTCGAGAGTATAATGATGTGTTACTCCAAGCAGGCGATAAAGGGAACATACAAACGGAAATGTTACTTCATAAAGATCCAGGGACCTTCACTTTCAGAGAAGGGTGGGCTTTTCCTAGAAGAATTTTGTTTAATGGAGATGAATGTGTAATGCCATTGCCAGATGATTACCCTAGGCTGCCCAACACTGCCCATTCTGCATCTTTCACTATTCTTTTCTCCTTGttgcttctttttattattcttctGTTCTTTCAAATGTGA
- the LOC123213817 gene encoding COBRA-like protein 6 isoform X2 — MKRSMKVVSILIFFYSVINSISPSYGFDPLDPHANITIKWDLMQSTSETSDVRISLFNFQLYRHIDHPGWKMSWTWRGDEVIWNMWGAETTDQGNCSRFRGKQLPYCCEKTPVIVDLMPGAPYNLQTANCCKGGVLSSMTQDMSKYGATFQMNVAASTKSSDFVMPQNFTLGHAGYSCGKPFEVSPSKFYTDGGRRRTQALRTWNVTCAYSQFLASSNPTCCVSLSAFYNNTIVPCPKCSCNCQELSHTKCLKSGETPSLIRQNHDPNEEPLPVVICSHHMCPIRVHWHVKQSYREYWRVKMTVTNLNVMKNYSNWNLVVLHPNLQSLVQVFSFNYRALDQYGYINDSGMLWGIREYNDVLLQAGDKGNIQTEMLLHKDPGTFTFREGWAFPRRILFNGDECVMPLPDDYPRLPNTAHSASFTILFSLLLLFIILLFFQM; from the exons ATGAAAAGATCGATGAAAGTAGTttctattttaatctttttttattctgtGATCAATTCTATATCACCTTCAT ATGGGTTTGATCCATTGGATCCTCATGCCAATATTACTATAAAATGGGATCTCATGCAGTCCACTTCTGAAACAAGCGAT GTAAGAATTTCTCTATTCAACTTCCAATTGTATCGGCATATAGATCACCCTGGCTGGAAAATGAGTTGGACTTGGAGGGGCGACGAGGTGATATGGAATATGTGGGGCGCCGAGACCACAGATCAAGGCAACTGCTCAAGATTCAGAGGCAAACAGCTCCCTTATTGCTGTGAAAAGACTCCTGTCATTGTTGATCTTATGCCTGGAGCCCCTTATAATTTGCAGACTGCTAACTGTTGCAAAGGAGGTGTTTTATCTTCCATGACACAAGACATGTCCAAGTATGGTGCCACTTTTCAGATGAATGTTGCAGCCTCTACTAAGTCTTCAGACTTTGTAATGCCTCAAAATTTCACTCTTGGCCATGCTGGTTATTCCTGTGGAAAGCCATTTGAGGTCTCGCCAAGTAAGTTTTACACCGATGGAGGTCGACGGCGAACACAAGCTCTCA gGACATGGAATGTGACTTGTGCATACTCTCAATTCCTAGCTTCATCAAACCCAACATGCTGTGTTTCTCTATCTGCATTCTATAATAACACCATTGTTCCTTGCCCCAAATGCAGCTGCAACTGCCAAGAATTATCCCACACAAAATGTCTCAA GTCCGGTGAAACGCCGTCTCTGATTCGACAAAATCATGACCCAAATGAAGAGCCTCTGCCTGTGGTAATATGCTCGCATCACATGTGTCCAATTCGAGTCCATTGGCATGTGAAACAGAGTTACAGAGAGTATTGGAGAGTTAAAATGACAGTGACAAATCTTAATGtgatgaaaaattattcaaactggAATTTGGTGGTGTTGCATCCAAATTTGCAGAGTTTGGTACAAGTTTTCAGCTTCAATTACAGGGCCCTTGATCAATATGGTTACATTA ATGATAGCGGGATGCTTTGGGGGATTCGAGAGTATAATGATGTGTTACTCCAAGCAGGCGATAAAGGGAACATACAAACGGAAATGTTACTTCATAAAGATCCAGGGACCTTCACTTTCAGAGAAGGGTGGGCTTTTCCTAGAAGAATTTTGTTTAATGGAGATGAATGTGTAATGCCATTGCCAGATGATTACCCTAGGCTGCCCAACACTGCCCATTCTGCATCTTTCACTATTCTTTTCTCCTTGttgcttctttttattattcttctGTTCTTTCAAATGTGA
- the LOC123213818 gene encoding uncharacterized protein At4g06598-like produces MANSKGSSNFRNSLYSGKHALLPPKIPFPSVSPAYVDYASSSVIGPKAIQKPKEGNVHHQRTSSESFLLEEQPSWLDDLLNEPDTPVRRGSHRRSSSDSFAYIDVINASKMDYAAQDEYRYKHLISVPSWGSKDLDYHKDSRHAHFYSEASLAKPKNRAWESPVNTVPHPSSLPSARESVLQGSGASGETHEADGVTSTANEKLEAAEVGPHDPKSSEKKDNSHTKPSESDMKRAKQQFAQRSRVRKLQYIAELERNVQALQAEGTEFSAELEFRNQQNLILSMENKALKQRLDNLAQEQLIKCLEQEVLEREIGRLRALYQQQQHQQQQQPPSSSHQRTSSRDLDSQLANLSLKHKDANTGHDSVTGPLHI; encoded by the exons ATGGCAAATTCTAAGGGTTCATCAAACTTCAGAAATTCTTTGTACTCTGGAAAGCATGCTTTACTGCCTCCTAAAATTCCATTTCCTAGTGTTTCTCCGGCATATGTTGATTATGCATCCAGTAGTGTAATTGGACCAAAAGCGATTCAAAAGCCTAAAGAGGGTAATGTACACCACCAGCGAACATCTTCTGAGAGTTTCCTATTGGAGGAGCAACCTTCTTGGCTTGATGATCTCCTTAATGAGCCAGATACACCGGTGCGCAGAGGAAGTCATCGACGATCATCAAGTGACTCTTTTGCATATATAGATGTAATAAATGCTTCTAAGATGGATTATGCAGCTCAGGATGAGTACAGATATAAACATTTGATCTCTGTTCCTTCTTGGGGATCTAAGGATTTGGATTATCACAAGGATTCTAGGCATGCCCATTTCTATAGTGAAGCAAGCTTGGCGAAGCCAAAGAACAGAGCATGGGAATCACCAGTGAATACCGTGCCTCATCCAAGTAGCCTTCCTTCTGCCAGGGAGAGTGTTCTGCAGGGCTCAGGAGCATCAGGTGAAACACATGAAGCAGATGGTGTTACATCTACAGCAAATGAAAAGCTGGAGGCAGCAGAAGTTGGTCCTCATGATCCAAAATCATCCGAGAAAAAGGATAATTCCCATACTAAGCCATCTGAATCTGACATGAAACGTGCCAAGCA GCAATTTGCCCAACGTTCAAGGGTCCGGAAACTTCAATACATAGCTGAGCTGGAAAGGAATGTGCAAGCTTTACAG GCAGAAGGGACTGAATTTTCTGCTGAGCTTGAATTTCGTAACCAGCAGAACCTTATTCTGAGCATGGAGAACAAAGCTCTGAAGCAACGTTTAGACAATTTAGCTCAGGAGCAGCTTATAAAATGCT TGGAGCAGGAGGTATTGGAGAGGGAGATTGGAAGGCTGCGAGCCTTGTACCAGCAGCAGCAACATCAGCAACAGCAACAACCACCATCTTCAAGTCATCAACGCACTAGCAGCCGAGACCTTGATTCCCAGCTTGCAAACCTATCCTTGAAACACAAGGATGCAAATACTGGCCACGACTCTGTGACTGGTCCACTTCACATTTAA
- the LOC123214607 gene encoding COBRA-like protein 6 isoform X1, with amino-acid sequence MLSFAFPQLVSKMLTSSKLLMDRTLKKKKAVTFNRFSTLQLVLSKDVNADPPGIAAKDGFDPLDPHANITIKWDLMQSTSETSDVRISLFNFQLYRHIDHPGWKMSWTWRGDEVIWNMWGAETTDQGNCSRFRGKQLPYCCEKTPVIVDLMPGAPYNLQTANCCKGGVLSSMTQDMSKYGATFQMNVAASTKSSDFVMPQNFTLGLAGYSCGKPFEVSPSKFYTDGGRRRTQALRTLNVTCAYSQFLASSNPTCCVSLSAFYNNTIVPCPKCSCNCQELSHTKCLKSGETPSLIRQNHDPNEEPLPVVICSHHMCPIRVHWHVKQSYREYWRVKMTVTNLNVMKNYSNWNLVVLHPNLQSLVQVFSFNYRALDQYGYINDSGMLWGIREYNDVLLEAGDKGNVQTEMLLHKDPGTFTFREGWAFPRRILFNGDECVMPLPDDYPRLPNTAHSASFTILFSLLLLFIILLFFQM; translated from the exons ATGCTGAGCTTTGCTTTCCCTCAATTAGTGTCGAAAATGCTCACTTCATCAAAACTTTTAATGGACagaaccttaaaaaaaaaaaaagctgtaACTTTTAACAGATTTTCAACTTTGCAGCTAGTTCTTTCGAAGGATGTTAATGCAGATCCTCCTGGAATTGCTGCTAAAG ATGGGTTTGATCCATTGGATCCTCATGCCAATATTACTATAAAATGGGATCTCATGCAGTCCACTTCTGAAACAAGCGAT GTAAGAATTTCTCTGTTCAACTTCCAATTGTATCGGCATATAGATCACCCTGGCTGGAAAATGAGTTGGACTTGGAGGGGCGACGAGGTGATATGGAATATGTGGGGCGCCGAGACCACAGATCAAGGCAACTGCTCAAGATTCAGAGGCAAACAGCTCCCTTATTGCTGTGAAAAGACTCCTGTCATTGTTGATCTTATGCCTGGAGCCCCTTACAATTTGCAGACTGCTAATTGTTGCAAAGGAGGTGTTTTATCTTCCATGACACAAGACATGTCCAAGTATGGTGCCACTTTTCAGATGAATGTTGCAGCCTCTACTAAGTCTTCAGACTTTGTAATGCCTCAAAATTTCACTCTTGGCCTTGCTGGTTATTCCTGTGGAAAGCCATTTGAGGTCTCGCCAAGTAAGTTTTACACCGATGGAGGTCGACGGCGAACACAAGCTCTTA gGACATTGAATGTGACTTGTGCATACTCTCAATTCCTAGCTTCATCAAACCCAACATGCTGTGTTTCTCTATCTGCATTCTATAATAACACCATTGTTCCTTGCCCCAAATGCAGCTGCAACTGCCAAGAATTATCCCACACAAAATGTCTCAA GTCCGGTGAAACACCATCTCTGATTCGACAAAATCATGATCCAAATGAAGAGCCTCTGCCTGTGGTAATATGCTCGCATCACATGTGCCCGATTCGAGTCCACTGGCATGTGAAACAGAGTTACAGAGAGTATTGGAGAGTTAAAATGACAGTGACAAATCTTAATGtgatgaaaaattattcaaactggAATTTGGTGGTGTTGCATCCAAATTTGCAGAGTTTGGTACAAGTTTTCAGCTTCAATTACAGGGCCCTTGATCAATATGGTTACATTA ATGATAGCGGGATGCTTTGGGGGATTCGAGAGTATAATGATGTGTTACTCGAAGCAGGCGATAAAGGGAACGTACAAACGGAAATGTTACTACATAAAGATCCAGGGACCTTCACTTTCAGAGAAGGGTGGGCTTTTCCTAGAAGAATTTTGTTTAATGGAGATGAATGTGTTATGCCATTGCCAGATGATTACCCTAGGCTGCCCAACACTGCCCATTCTGCATCTTTCACTATTCTTTTCTCCTTGttgcttctttttattattcttctGTTCTTTCAAATGTGA
- the LOC123214607 gene encoding COBRA-like protein 6 isoform X2, which translates to MKRSMKVVSILIFFYSVINSISPSYGFDPLDPHANITIKWDLMQSTSETSDVRISLFNFQLYRHIDHPGWKMSWTWRGDEVIWNMWGAETTDQGNCSRFRGKQLPYCCEKTPVIVDLMPGAPYNLQTANCCKGGVLSSMTQDMSKYGATFQMNVAASTKSSDFVMPQNFTLGLAGYSCGKPFEVSPSKFYTDGGRRRTQALRTLNVTCAYSQFLASSNPTCCVSLSAFYNNTIVPCPKCSCNCQELSHTKCLKSGETPSLIRQNHDPNEEPLPVVICSHHMCPIRVHWHVKQSYREYWRVKMTVTNLNVMKNYSNWNLVVLHPNLQSLVQVFSFNYRALDQYGYINDSGMLWGIREYNDVLLEAGDKGNVQTEMLLHKDPGTFTFREGWAFPRRILFNGDECVMPLPDDYPRLPNTAHSASFTILFSLLLLFIILLFFQM; encoded by the exons ATGAAAAGATCGATGAAAGTAGTttctattttaatctttttttattctgtGATCAATTCTATATCACCTTCAT ATGGGTTTGATCCATTGGATCCTCATGCCAATATTACTATAAAATGGGATCTCATGCAGTCCACTTCTGAAACAAGCGAT GTAAGAATTTCTCTGTTCAACTTCCAATTGTATCGGCATATAGATCACCCTGGCTGGAAAATGAGTTGGACTTGGAGGGGCGACGAGGTGATATGGAATATGTGGGGCGCCGAGACCACAGATCAAGGCAACTGCTCAAGATTCAGAGGCAAACAGCTCCCTTATTGCTGTGAAAAGACTCCTGTCATTGTTGATCTTATGCCTGGAGCCCCTTACAATTTGCAGACTGCTAATTGTTGCAAAGGAGGTGTTTTATCTTCCATGACACAAGACATGTCCAAGTATGGTGCCACTTTTCAGATGAATGTTGCAGCCTCTACTAAGTCTTCAGACTTTGTAATGCCTCAAAATTTCACTCTTGGCCTTGCTGGTTATTCCTGTGGAAAGCCATTTGAGGTCTCGCCAAGTAAGTTTTACACCGATGGAGGTCGACGGCGAACACAAGCTCTTA gGACATTGAATGTGACTTGTGCATACTCTCAATTCCTAGCTTCATCAAACCCAACATGCTGTGTTTCTCTATCTGCATTCTATAATAACACCATTGTTCCTTGCCCCAAATGCAGCTGCAACTGCCAAGAATTATCCCACACAAAATGTCTCAA GTCCGGTGAAACACCATCTCTGATTCGACAAAATCATGATCCAAATGAAGAGCCTCTGCCTGTGGTAATATGCTCGCATCACATGTGCCCGATTCGAGTCCACTGGCATGTGAAACAGAGTTACAGAGAGTATTGGAGAGTTAAAATGACAGTGACAAATCTTAATGtgatgaaaaattattcaaactggAATTTGGTGGTGTTGCATCCAAATTTGCAGAGTTTGGTACAAGTTTTCAGCTTCAATTACAGGGCCCTTGATCAATATGGTTACATTA ATGATAGCGGGATGCTTTGGGGGATTCGAGAGTATAATGATGTGTTACTCGAAGCAGGCGATAAAGGGAACGTACAAACGGAAATGTTACTACATAAAGATCCAGGGACCTTCACTTTCAGAGAAGGGTGGGCTTTTCCTAGAAGAATTTTGTTTAATGGAGATGAATGTGTTATGCCATTGCCAGATGATTACCCTAGGCTGCCCAACACTGCCCATTCTGCATCTTTCACTATTCTTTTCTCCTTGttgcttctttttattattcttctGTTCTTTCAAATGTGA